The following proteins are encoded in a genomic region of Atribacterota bacterium:
- a CDS encoding ABC transporter permease — MMVRSQVGVKRSILVNQSFFLFLLIAIMSGVTAFFNPAFFTLQNWLNILNQNAVLGIVAAGATLVMISGNFDISVGSLVGFSTTFAASLVVKGSEVTVAILWGFIMALLGCTLNGVIVAKTRTPSFIMTLATRSVYYGFALIVTGGMTQSLGGKFATLGRGTTLGIHNPIFFLLGVYVLLFLLLRYTRTGRRVYAVGGNEEAAFLSGVNTQKIKILVYMVNGAFVGLAAMVLLSRLGSALPSTGAGLELRAIAAVVIGGVPLTGGRGSALGTFLGVILMGLISNVLNLLNISAYYQEIAIGVIIAIAIIVSNLGKIKQR, encoded by the coding sequence ATGATGGTTCGTTCTCAGGTTGGGGTGAAGCGTTCTATTTTGGTTAACCAATCTTTTTTCCTGTTTCTTCTTATCGCCATCATGAGTGGAGTGACGGCTTTTTTTAATCCTGCTTTTTTTACTCTTCAAAACTGGCTCAACATCCTTAATCAAAATGCTGTTCTGGGAATTGTGGCTGCAGGGGCAACATTAGTGATGATTTCTGGTAATTTTGATATCTCGGTGGGATCTTTGGTGGGTTTCTCGACGACTTTTGCTGCTTCTCTGGTAGTGAAGGGAAGTGAAGTGACTGTGGCTATTTTGTGGGGATTCATTATGGCTCTGCTCGGTTGCACCTTGAATGGCGTTATCGTAGCAAAAACCAGAACTCCTTCTTTCATCATGACTTTGGCGACCCGGAGTGTGTACTATGGCTTTGCTCTCATCGTAACTGGAGGTATGACCCAATCCTTGGGGGGCAAATTTGCTACTCTAGGAAGGGGTACAACTTTAGGAATTCACAATCCTATCTTTTTCCTCTTGGGAGTTTACGTATTGCTTTTTCTTCTCCTTCGTTATACGAGAACTGGTAGGCGGGTTTATGCCGTAGGCGGTAATGAAGAGGCGGCTTTTCTATCTGGCGTTAATACCCAAAAAATAAAGATTTTGGTGTATATGGTCAACGGAGCTTTTGTAGGTCTTGCTGCTATGGTGCTTCTCTCCCGTCTTGGATCGGCTTTGCCCTCTACCGGTGCGGGTTTAGAGCTACGTGCCATTGCTGCTGTAGTTATTGGGGGGGTTCCCCTAACCGGTGGTAGAGGGAGCGCCTTAGGTACTTTTCTGGGTGTGATTCTCATGGGTTTGATTTCTAACGTGCTTAATCTTTTGAACATTAGCGCGTACTATCAGGAAATAGCTATCGGTGTTATCATCGCTATCGCTATTATTGTTAGTAACTTGGGTAAGATAAAGCAACGATAG